The sequence TTTGCCCGCCGAACGCACGTACGTCAAAACGTCGGATGTAACAAACAGGCGAAAACCGAACATACTTTCTCGTCGCTGACTGCGGGAAAACCCCCGTGTACACACATATTTTCACGATGGAAAACGTGAAAACTCACCGTAagtttatcgatcgatcggtttggGATCTGTTTCGCACGGAGATGCAATTTACCGCCCCCCTCCTTTCCCCTTTTAGATGAGCAGGAAGTGACGGGTGTGGTGTCGCGGAGTGGTCGTGTTTGCAAGAAACCTACCAAACTGATGGACTTCCAATCGCCGGATGATATTGAAGCGAAGCAAAAGAAGCtgccagctcttcgcatcggAATTCGCCAAACTGTCCTCTTCTCAGGTTGGCTCTGCCTGGCGTACTCAGCCGCCACAGGCACACTattttagtatttttgttttgtttttcgccacAGGAAGATGTGCACACACGGATCGGATGAGAATGATGATGAGTCCCACACGAACGGATCAAGCGGAATCGAAATCATCGTACGCAGTGATGAGGATCCGATGGAGCTTGACGACGGGATGGATGATGGTGACGAAGCGAAGGCGAGCTAGTGATTGACTCTGCATCGAAGAAAAAGGTAGCCGTGTGAAAAATCATCCGGAAGACAAAACCCGTTCCCGTTTAACGTTGCTTGATTACAGGcggtgaaaaaaaggaacgataAAAGCAAACGCTCCGGTCGTGTCTCAAAGCGGGAAGCCGAACCGCTACCAAGCGTAGGAAGGCGAACAAACGTAGCTCGACCCCACACAAGGAAGGAGAAACCCTCCGTCCCCAAAGCCAACCTGCCCGGTTGCTTGCCAACCGATGTAGCGGCACATCTAAGCCTACTGGGCGACAGTTTAACCATTATCGGGGAACGGTTAAAGGAACACGAAGTAAGTGAACCGTACCGGGTACTTATTGGGAGAACGTTAGTACGTTAACTGTTTGCTTCGTAGGGACAGATAACCGTTTCCGGCAGTTTGTCGGTACTGCTGGACAGCTTGATTTGCTCGCTCGGACCGCTGATGTGCCTGACGCTTCAAATACCGGGATTGGACCGTAATTCCGACCATCTGCGGGAACTGTTCCGATCCACGCTGGACAACATTGCCTACGTAATGCCCGGTTTGTAGACGgcattttgtttcgtttaattcttccaatatttttaatttaatacgTGATACTTTTagttctattttattttggaaatttgaagaaattataaatataaagaaaaaaaaacaacatgccCTGCTGGTACTGTATTCCGTGCGCTTTTATTTGCATTATTATACCTCACTGATCACAATTATTCACACCTTACAAGAGGAGGGTTGCTTTTACAAACACGCTGCTAGTTCATACGCGGCACAACTGTTGCCTCTGCTGCCTCGAAGTAGCTAATAAGGTTTGTTACTAAAAATACATAATTTAACACCATCCGTCCGGTGCAGTGGGGGAACGGGGCTTAAAACGATTGAATCAACAGCATCATCTCTTCCTTCAGGAATTCGGTCAGATTTTTAGACTCGTTTTCGTACGTAAAGTTAAACACTACCGTCGGCACCAGCCGCAGATCGTACAGCGATTTGTCGAGGTCTTCCTGATGGTCGAATTTTAGGCCACCGGGCGATACCAGTGAAAATTCGGCCGATTCGTGCATCAGGCAGGACTGCACGAACTCGTACACCTGGCCTAACTTATCGTACACGCTGAACGTCCCCTGCAGGTACACACCGTTCGGGAACCGGACGCGTATCAGCGAGAATTTGTAACGATTGATCGTGCGCAATTCTTCCCGTTCGCGCATTGCCTTCGTTTTCAGGATCTGCGCCTGCTCCAGTGCTTCCGTGCGGGCCTGCTGTTCGCGCTTAATCTCTTCGGGCGATATGCGGAAAAAGTCCGGTGGCAAATTGTGTCGTCGTACCTGCGACGGTAGCAACACCTGCAGATTACGATCCAGCTCGACCGGGATCGGTTCGGCAGCCTTTAACGCTTCGAGCAGCACCTCGAGCGAACATTCCGGATCGATGTTATCCTCGGACCAGATCAGGTGCGGTTCATTGTCGAGCTCGATCTCAACGAATCCGGCTGCGTGTAGGAAATCGAGCGACCCTTCGCACACCTTTATCTTGTCGCAAAACATACGGTTGGTCATGCGGATCTTCTTGTACTTCTCCTCGCTGGGATTGTTGACGATGTTTTCGATGCATTTGGCAAGCGTTTCGATGCACACCTCCGCCTTATCCTTGGGGTTGCAGTTGTAGATGATCAGACACGCCGTGAGGCCCCGGTCGGCGGCCAACTGTTCGTACAGAAACTCCCTGATCCTTCCTTTCCATTCTTTGTACGGCAAAATTTCGTCCCCGATCATTGGGCAGCGGAAAAACACGCCCCGGACGGCATAGTCTTGACGGGCCGCCTCCCCAGCAGTGTCCTGCTCGGGCGTTTCGTGCTCCGACGAGTGACCCGCTTCTTTGGATTTCTTTTCCGCTTCCAGCTCCTTCCGTACCTGGGCCCGGATCGCCGCCAGCGAAGTGTTGAACTCTTTCTTGTCCTTTCCCTCGAAGCGTGCTAGGGCGGCATTGGCTGCAGCTTTCGCTTCCGCCGACAGTTCGCTACGTTTCGGCGGGATGTACGCATCCTTCTGCTTCGACGAGCTGGCCTtcgatggtggtggaggtgctTCCGAATTAAGCTTCCGGCCCGGTCCAGCAATACCAAGCTTGAGCTTGGCCTCCGCTCGTTTCTTGAAGAAAAAGTTCTTTATCTTGCTCGGTGCCATGGTCGGCGCGCTTAAATCCTCGGCGTATGTTCCTTGGGCAGATTCAAGCGGGCCACGGACAGCTTCAACTCTTCGATCTCTTTAGCGGTACCTACGGAAGTGAATGATGACAGTTTTCAAACTATGTCGCTTTCCATCTTCCTTATCACCCTGATAACCCGTACTTCgagcaccaccaacaacaacaaaaaaccattttACGATGACTCATCGATCGATACTTACTGGGACGAATGAAGCGATTCGTTATTCGGTTTCCGTACTTGCACCAGGCTAGCGCGATGCACACCACCAGCGCCAATAGAATTGAGGAGAAAATCTGCAGCAAAAACAGCTGAAAGTCCGTAAAATCCAACCACCGTGCACCGCTGCCGAGAGCAAACTTGGCCAGCTGCAATGTTTCGCACAGGAAGCACCAACCGGTGGTCAACAGGTTCAGCTCGTACGCCACCGATTCGCCGACACTTTCACCACCCGCGTAAGTGTGGccagctgctggtgctgctgctggtgtgtcTACCGTTGCTGGCAAGGACGACGGAGacggtgctgctgccgatgaTGGCGTGAACTGCCTGCGCACTAAGTTGCTCACTACGAGCAGATAGTCCGATAGCACCTTTGTAATGTTCAGTGATGAAAGCGCATCGAAAAACATTGAATCGGATGCGCAAACAAGAACAGCGCGAcgggagaaaacaaaaaaagagaggaTATTGTACGGCTTTCCCGAGCTTGCAGATTTCCAATAATGACACACAAGTTTGCAAAATCGTCAATGTTCGATATTTAcgtttttcgttgttttacTGTCAAATCGATCGACGGATGCATTGCACGTTTACACCCTGCGGGTTGAGTCGGGATTGAGTGAGAGTTTCAATCCATCTACAGCAGGAATTAAAAAGGT comes from Anopheles stephensi strain Indian unplaced genomic scaffold, UCI_ANSTEP_V1.0 ucontig290, whole genome shotgun sequence and encodes:
- the LOC118516415 gene encoding UBX domain-containing protein 6-like, whose amino-acid sequence is MAPSKIKNFFFKKRAEAKLKLGIAGPGRKLNSEAPPPPSKASSSKQKDAYIPPKRSELSAEAKAAANAALARFEGKDKKEFNTSLAAIRAQVRKELEAEKKSKEAGHSSEHETPEQDTAGEAARQDYAVRGVFFRCPMIGDEILPYKEWKGRIREFLYEQLAADRGLTACLIIYNCNPKDKAEVCIETLAKCIENIVNNPSEEKYKKIRMTNRMFCDKIKVCEGSLDFLHAAGFVEIELDNEPHLIWSEDNIDPECSLEVLLEALKAAEPIPVELDRNLQVLLPSQVRRHNLPPDFFRISPEEIKREQQARTEALEQAQILKTKAMREREELRTINRYKFSLIRVRFPNGVYLQGTFSVYDKLGQVYEFVQSCLMHESAEFSLVSPGGLKFDHQEDLDKSLYDLRLVPTVVFNFTYENESKNLTEFLKEEMMLLIQSF